One window from the genome of Spirosoma rhododendri encodes:
- a CDS encoding APC family permease, which yields MTEPVLPDEKTEFNRSLGLLDSTLIVSGTMIGSGIFIVSADMTRNLGSAGWLLALWVLTGVLTVAAALSYGELAGMMPKAGGQYVYIQRAYNRLTGFVYGWTVFAVIQTGTIAAVAVAFTKYSAVFMPALGPENVLLDLGFAKVTLGSLYAIASLVLLTWLNSRGVQSGKLIQNVFTSAKLIALLGLIVVGIAVGLNSGLLTTNLQNAWSASMTSADGVTLPLTGLALVLAFGTSMVGSLFSADSWNNVTFIAGEIKDPRRNIPLALFLGTLIVTTIYFLANVSYLSLLPLKGSPTATDIIGRGIQFAEADRVATAAVSTLFGNIAVAFMAGLIMVSTFGCNNGLILAGARLYYAMAKDGLFLKQASHLNKNAVPGRALWLQCIWASILCLSGKYGDLLDYCTFASLLFYIVTIGGLFRLRRKEPDTPRPYRAFGFPLVPAIYMIAGLTICAILLYTKTFNTGMGLLIAGLGVPVYWLTTRKN from the coding sequence ATGACTGAACCTGTCCTTCCTGACGAAAAAACTGAATTCAATCGCTCCCTGGGTCTGCTCGACTCTACGCTGATCGTATCCGGAACCATGATCGGCTCCGGCATCTTTATTGTCTCGGCCGACATGACCCGCAACCTCGGCTCGGCGGGCTGGCTGCTGGCCCTCTGGGTGCTGACGGGCGTGTTGACGGTGGCCGCTGCGCTGAGCTACGGCGAGCTGGCCGGGATGATGCCCAAAGCGGGCGGGCAGTACGTATACATTCAGCGCGCTTACAACCGCCTGACCGGATTCGTGTATGGCTGGACCGTTTTCGCTGTCATTCAAACAGGTACCATCGCTGCCGTTGCCGTGGCCTTTACCAAGTATTCGGCTGTATTTATGCCCGCGCTGGGTCCCGAAAATGTCTTGCTGGATCTCGGATTTGCCAAAGTAACGCTGGGCTCGCTCTACGCCATTGCCAGTCTGGTACTGCTGACCTGGCTGAACAGCCGGGGGGTACAAAGTGGCAAACTGATCCAGAACGTCTTCACATCGGCCAAACTGATCGCTCTGCTGGGGCTGATTGTGGTGGGTATCGCCGTTGGGTTGAATAGTGGCTTGTTGACGACCAATCTGCAAAATGCATGGAGCGCCAGCATGACGTCTGCCGATGGGGTTACGCTGCCGCTGACTGGTCTGGCGCTGGTGCTGGCATTCGGCACCTCAATGGTAGGGTCGCTGTTCTCGGCCGATTCGTGGAACAACGTCACCTTTATCGCGGGCGAAATCAAAGACCCCCGGCGTAATATTCCGCTGGCTTTGTTTCTGGGCACCCTGATCGTGACGACGATTTACTTTCTGGCCAATGTATCGTACTTGTCGCTGTTGCCACTTAAGGGTTCGCCCACGGCTACCGACATCATAGGCCGGGGTATCCAATTTGCCGAAGCCGACCGCGTAGCTACGGCCGCCGTCTCGACGCTGTTTGGAAACATCGCCGTTGCGTTCATGGCCGGGCTGATTATGGTGTCGACCTTCGGCTGTAACAACGGGCTGATTCTGGCTGGTGCGCGCCTGTACTATGCTATGGCGAAAGACGGTCTGTTTCTGAAACAGGCTTCGCACCTGAACAAAAACGCGGTGCCGGGTCGGGCACTCTGGCTACAATGCATCTGGGCGTCGATTCTGTGTCTGTCGGGCAAATACGGTGATCTGCTCGACTATTGTACGTTTGCGTCGCTGCTGTTCTACATCGTTACCATCGGTGGCCTGTTTCGTCTCAGACGCAAAGAACCTGACACTCCCCGGCCGTATCGGGCGTTTGGTTTTCCGCTGGTTCCGGCTATCTACATGATCGCCGGTCTGACGATATGCGCGATTCTGCTTTACACAAAAACTTTCAACACTGGTATGGGCCTATTGATCGCCGGACTCGGTGTTCCGGTCTACTGGCTGACGACGCGGAAGAATTAA
- a CDS encoding M23 family metallopeptidase, translating into MTLIKSTSYGLVLLLAGLAACTGLGPTTGLFKPSSPHEQYGQSLKDARLDKTALGADWVRAGERALGDSLTIAVPYRESGYFSANKPLAVGYKMKGERGDRFLVKVETQGQQPVQVFVDVFALDDKGKTSLVAASKADTNVLNWEPRKNQNYLIRVQPELLRSARYIISITREPALSFPVQGKDSRQISSYFGVPRDGGRRKHEGVDIFAPRGTPAVASANGIVSGVGVNRLGGNVAFVNDADRKLRIYYAHLDRWNVKDGQRVSVGDTIGFVGNTGNARTIAPHLHYGIYGFDSGAVNPLPYIRLGRGPAKQPMLAAGLLGDSIRVMDAKTSLREGPSSETRSVQELPKAAALTIVGGTETWLRVATPNGLTGYVASKSVEPISRPLRQFTLTTASYLLDNADPMAAPIKQVQAGSQLSVLGTFGGFQLVKQTNGEIGWVRL; encoded by the coding sequence ATGACCTTGATTAAGAGTACCAGCTATGGCCTTGTGCTGTTGTTGGCTGGTTTAGCGGCCTGTACGGGTCTTGGTCCCACAACGGGCCTGTTCAAGCCGTCGTCACCCCACGAACAGTACGGTCAGTCGCTGAAAGATGCCAGACTCGACAAAACGGCGCTGGGTGCCGACTGGGTTCGGGCGGGCGAACGGGCCTTGGGCGATTCGCTGACCATCGCGGTGCCGTACCGGGAAAGCGGTTATTTTTCGGCCAACAAGCCATTAGCTGTCGGCTACAAAATGAAAGGGGAGCGGGGCGACCGCTTTCTGGTGAAAGTTGAAACGCAGGGGCAACAACCGGTGCAGGTGTTCGTCGACGTATTCGCGCTGGACGACAAAGGTAAGACCAGCCTGGTTGCCGCGTCGAAAGCCGACACAAACGTGCTGAACTGGGAACCCCGCAAAAACCAGAACTACCTGATCCGGGTACAGCCCGAACTGCTGCGGTCGGCGCGGTATATCATCTCCATAACCCGCGAACCCGCACTGAGTTTTCCGGTGCAGGGTAAAGACAGCCGACAGATCAGCAGCTACTTCGGCGTACCGCGCGATGGCGGTCGACGCAAACACGAAGGCGTCGATATTTTCGCGCCGAGAGGAACGCCAGCCGTCGCATCGGCCAATGGAATCGTGTCGGGTGTGGGCGTCAACCGGCTGGGCGGTAACGTGGCTTTCGTCAATGATGCTGACCGTAAGCTACGCATCTACTATGCCCATCTCGACCGCTGGAACGTCAAGGATGGTCAGCGCGTGTCGGTGGGCGATACCATCGGGTTTGTTGGCAATACAGGTAATGCCCGTACGATTGCGCCACACCTGCATTACGGCATCTACGGTTTCGACAGTGGTGCTGTGAACCCGCTGCCTTACATTCGGTTGGGGCGGGGGCCGGCTAAGCAACCGATGCTGGCAGCCGGTCTGCTTGGCGATTCGATTCGGGTGATGGATGCAAAGACGAGCCTGCGCGAAGGGCCGTCGAGCGAAACGCGTAGTGTGCAGGAGTTACCAAAAGCGGCTGCGCTAACGATTGTGGGGGGAACCGAAACGTGGCTTCGGGTCGCAACACCCAACGGCCTGACGGGCTATGTCGCCAGCAAATCTGTTGAGCCAATCAGTCGGCCACTGCGCCAGTTCACCCTGACAACGGCAAGTTACCTGCTCGACAACGCCGACCCAATGGCCGCACCTATCAAACAGGTACAGGCGGGTAGTCAGCTATCGGTATTAGGTACGTTCGGGGGTTTTCAACTTGTCAAGCAGACCAACGGAGAAATTGGCTGGGTGCGGCTGTAA
- a CDS encoding DUF4136 domain-containing protein produces the protein MKINRIISSLFIVGTLASCAPSITVKYDYDPKVNVRQFSTFRIEADRQRNADPIVGSNLNQRRIADALEQSLQAHGYKPVQQGEADLIVRFFTDSRDRQQIQSNNMYSPYSWWYGGMGNNVYSRQYEENRVVVNVLDARTNDIVWQGWATGQLNTRNKERDRDQAFRETVTSIMKNFPESAGQDYGAAR, from the coding sequence ATGAAAATTAACCGCATAATCAGCAGTCTGTTCATCGTCGGTACGCTGGCGTCCTGCGCCCCGTCTATCACGGTTAAGTACGACTATGACCCTAAAGTAAACGTGCGTCAGTTCAGCACGTTCCGTATCGAAGCCGACCGGCAGCGTAACGCCGATCCAATCGTGGGCAGCAACCTGAATCAGCGCCGGATCGCCGACGCCCTGGAGCAGTCGCTGCAAGCACACGGCTACAAGCCGGTTCAGCAGGGCGAGGCCGATCTGATCGTACGTTTCTTCACTGACTCGCGCGACCGGCAGCAGATTCAGTCCAACAACATGTATTCGCCTTATTCCTGGTGGTACGGTGGTATGGGTAACAATGTGTACTCGCGTCAGTACGAGGAGAACCGTGTTGTTGTCAACGTGCTTGACGCCCGGACCAACGATATCGTCTGGCAGGGCTGGGCAACGGGTCAGTTGAACACCCGCAACAAGGAGCGGGATCGGGATCAGGCATTCCGCGAAACTGTGACCAGTATTATGAAAAACTTCCCGGAAAGTGCTGGTCAGGACTACGGCGCGGCCCGGTAA